The DNA window AAAAAGTGTGAGAGCGACTGTAAAATTTATGAGGCCTAACTCGATCTCCGCGCGACACGTTCATCGGGCGAAACGTTTAACGATCGTCGCACAGCGACTATCAACGAGGTTCGGCGATTTACGACGACCGATTTTTCGGGCAGCACATTGTGTCGGGATAAGGAGGGGGTGTGTCATCACAACACGTATGTATATCAGGCTTCCATATAAATAGTATTGTATTTCACATTTCGTTACAgttcaataaatatcttttaaattttatttacataggCGGCGGGGTTTGCGCGAGGAAATTAATTAGAGAGAAACTTTGAACCTTTAACCGTGGTTGCgatcaaattttatcaaaattgcaaggtaaaattactaattgatacatcaaaaattttatgtggGAAGTGTCATtagtgataaaatttatcttatgttATAACTCTTTAAGTACTGAGTTAGCAGTGCTTGGAGTCACAGATTTgagaatttatgaaattgttgaaaaaagtactatatttaaaaataataaaaaaatattataagagagaatttttgttaatcggaaattttatgttttttaaataattactcgATATAGATTTAAAGCTCTTAAAGAGTtaaacgtaagaaataatgctttttttcaCTAGACAAAATTTGACAAGACTTTTGTACCACAGGTTAAAGATTATTTCACACGCATTGGTACAGCGTTGTAATCCAACGTTACAACAAACTGCCATGAGCGATGATTCTCTGCTgctatctatataattaacaaatatttcgcGCCGACAGTAGAAACGAAACTTGCCTCTAATGTCGAAGTATTTATGGCACTAATTCGATCGTCTGCGAGCAATCACGTATTCACCAAACATCACATACGCGTAATTATTCGCGTGAAAATTGCTGGTGACACACACTAAACATTTTTGAGATACCGAAAACGGAATATATGATTTCCAAAATTCGGGATTTCGCGAAATCCATAAAAATGCAGATCAAACTTGTCAATGATTTGACAGTGTGTTACGATAACAGCAAAATCCAAGGAAAACGTAAATTCCTTCAcgttattagtttttaatcaACAATGATTATCACGTAGTTCTTATATAACCAAGttatatgatttatgaaacatattttattcgcgCGTTAAAATCGGCGATGCTGCAATCGCTAAAACGTGCGATGAAATTGCGAGATCGGTTCACAGATCATATGATAAGCACTCGCACCGTCGATCATTACAGCTTTTCGAGCGCGCGGCTATTTGTCAGCAATTCTCTGGTGAGTCTCCACACTTGCTTCGCGGCGTTCTCCAGTCCGCTGGGCGATTTCCCTTTGAAGAGATCGAGATTTGGTAGAAAATAGTGCGGGCATCTGCGACACTGCAAGCAGGAAATCAGCTGCAGAAAGATGCCGTTTATCCTCTCGGCCAGGCATCCCTCATCCCACTCTGCCTCGTGAGGATGTTTCTCGCACTCATAGAGCAGAAGAGTTTTCATGTGATAGCTAGTGACAGGATTACCCGGCAAATCGAGATGCCGGTCCCTTAGAGTCTTCAATATACTTAAGCAACGCTTCCTGCTCGCGCCTTGCAGCAGTCGATTCTCCGCGTCGATGAATGACAACGCCCAGGCGTCGCCCTCCATGGCAGATTGTTTGCCCTGCAGACCTATGCATTCTTTCGAGAGCATGTCGAAGCCCTCTGCTTTCACCTCGGCGACGATATTGGGATGCGGCCAGGGTATATGCGCGATAGGCCAATGAGAGGCCGACCTGGGCCAGAGTCCGGCGCACTTAAAGGCCGGCGTGATCTGCACCACGTAACGCTCTCGTATCCGTAGCTTCACTTCAGTAGTGTCGGCGATCATCTTTACCGAATCCCGATACGTGCACTTGTCGCAGGCCTGCGCCACTAGAGTCTGGAATCTCGAGCGTATCTTTCGGGCTGACAGATAGCCGGACGCGGTGATAAACTCAACCCAGAGGGACATGGATCGCTTGCGGCCGTCGCTGAGTTTTAATACGGCGCAGCCCGGCAGGGTACCGTCGTCCACAAAATTCAGCACGCCCATTTGATTTAGATAGATGATAATCTCGAACTCCGTCGGCGAGATGACATCGAGGCCGTCGAACCGACCGTTGTAGTCCGTCAGGGACGAGATGAAGCGAGGTTCTTGCACTTCCACCTCTTTCAAAACGTCCTGCACTACTCTGCATACTTCTTGAATAGTCTTTGCTACCTGGCTTTTTCTGTTCATCACACGTTCGCCAAAGTACTTGTTGAATTGGTAGACCATCCTGGAGTGGGACGAAATCATATCAGGCGGTACCAGCATCGTGGACCGCCTGTAAGTCCGCGGATGGTTATTATGCGGCTTTTCAGCTTTTCCAGATCATTGCGTCTTTACATACGCGTCTTCCGTTACTTCCTGGATTGGATGTCATTGAGTCGCTTCGCACGATCTATCGCATTACGGAAAATGCGCGAGGTCTTTGTACTGGCGTTAGATTCGACCTTGAAATATTGCCTCGTGCCTGCGTTAGCGGGATACGGTAGACACAGGGATGCCGTAAACACCGAcgaagcgagagaaagagttaTCACGAGCGTCTCCGTGCAGGAGCGGATTGCCGACTGCGCTGATGTCTACCTTCTCCGCATCATTCACCCTCCGTGGCAAGCACGGGCGTACAACATTGCTGGCACGCCTTTTCCAACAGAATACGCCTCTCGACAAGATTTTTAGACCAATCGGAAGCTCGCCATGCTGTTGAAGCGGGGGGTTAGCAGTGCCAGACCGACAGAATCGATCCGTTGTGGGTACACGAGGCGCGCTCCGCCAACGTTTATGTATAGTGTGCACGATATAGGAACCAAGGAAACGCGAGGCAACCCCTCGTGGTAGCCTTTCTTCCTCCCCATGAATTATGCAGGTACTGCTTACTTTATATCCCATCCGCAAGGGCTCGATCCCTCCTCCCTGAAGCTCCTTTAGTTACTCCGAAATTTTCGACATGGTGGACCCCGATCGTGCCGCCGGATAGAGTTaccttaaattttttcacgtcaAGTATATTTTGTTTCCGATGAGTTAGCATTGAAAGTCGGTAgatcgcaataattattcatcattatagctgattttaatattttaatcatcaagAGAAATGTTGTCTTGAAACACACAAATGTATAaaactgttttaattatttttgaaaaataatttttgggtGGGAAAAtagttgatataaatatttaaatttcataaaattatacaataaacatCATCAATCATTTTCGTAGCACAAGAATTACTAGAAATAATATAGCATTATAGCGTTAATAATGTCTGTAGTAAGTAATATCATTGATttctcatattataaaatcaagaaaatagTGAAGAATACCctataaaagatatagaaacgttaatatcttaatatacataataataaaaatattacagtttCTCTTGCAATGGAGAATAtccattaatttgaaataccaTAGTCAATAGAGATCTTTACTGTTCGTGTTAGACTGCAATAACAATTATCGTACGCATTTGGAAGTGGTCAAATGTGTAGTAAAGCAAGGAAAGTGAATGGCACCGGTTAACGAATATCAGCGTCAGGAAAGGAAGACGCAGAacgttaaagaaaattaagataagGATGTGATATGTAGGCGTATAATGATTGTCCGCCTCGCTGTCTGCGAGT is part of the Cataglyphis hispanica isolate Lineage 1 chromosome 1, ULB_Chis1_1.0, whole genome shotgun sequence genome and encodes:
- the LOC126850802 gene encoding protein mab-21, with the translated sequence MLVPPDMISSHSRMVYQFNKYFGERVMNRKSQVAKTIQEVCRVVQDVLKEVEVQEPRFISSLTDYNGRFDGLDVISPTEFEIIIYLNQMGVLNFVDDGTLPGCAVLKLSDGRKRSMSLWVEFITASGYLSARKIRSRFQTLVAQACDKCTYRDSVKMIADTTEVKLRIRERYVVQITPAFKCAGLWPRSASHWPIAHIPWPHPNIVAEVKAEGFDMLSKECIGLQGKQSAMEGDAWALSFIDAENRLLQGASRKRCLSILKTLRDRHLDLPGNPVTSYHMKTLLLYECEKHPHEAEWDEGCLAERINGIFLQLISCLQCRRCPHYFLPNLDLFKGKSPSGLENAAKQVWRLTRELLTNSRALEKL